A genomic stretch from Hydrogenimonas urashimensis includes:
- a CDS encoding (Fe-S)-binding protein produces the protein MGKRVGLFVPCYVNDFYPEAAFSTLEVLESLGFDVVYPENQSCCGQPFLNNGMVYDARKLAERFVDIFADFDFVVAPSSSCIGAVKHRYDGIVKDARYPLLRQRVYELCEFLHDVVGIENLRFQTPFRGRVGLHNSCHALRELGLAAPSELHIPPFSKVRAVLSKIEGLEVVEPSRDECCGFGGTFSIQESAVSAMMGRDRIADHRTNGVDIVAGVDMSCLMHMEGLAKRDGIPVRFVHVAQLMTGRV, from the coding sequence ATGGGTAAGAGGGTCGGACTTTTCGTTCCATGCTATGTCAACGACTTCTATCCCGAGGCGGCGTTTTCGACGTTGGAGGTGCTGGAGTCGCTGGGGTTTGACGTGGTATATCCCGAAAACCAGAGCTGCTGCGGCCAGCCCTTTTTGAACAACGGCATGGTTTATGATGCCCGGAAACTGGCGGAGAGATTCGTCGATATTTTTGCCGACTTCGATTTTGTCGTCGCACCGAGCAGCAGCTGTATCGGAGCGGTCAAACATCGCTACGACGGGATCGTGAAAGATGCCCGCTACCCTCTTCTTAGGCAAAGGGTCTACGAGCTCTGCGAATTTCTCCACGACGTGGTCGGAATCGAAAATCTCCGGTTTCAAACCCCTTTTCGGGGGCGTGTGGGTCTGCACAACAGTTGCCACGCCCTTCGGGAGCTGGGTCTGGCCGCTCCGAGCGAACTGCATATTCCTCCCTTCAGCAAGGTCAGAGCGGTACTGTCGAAAATCGAGGGGCTGGAGGTGGTGGAGCCCTCCCGGGACGAGTGCTGCGGTTTCGGCGGAACGTTCAGTATCCAGGAGAGTGCGGTATCGGCGATGATGGGACGTGACCGCATTGCCGACCACCGGACCAACGGGGTCGATATCGTGGCAGGGGTCGATATGTCGTGCCTTATGCACATGGAGGGACTTGCGAAGCGGGACGGCATACCGGTGCGTTTTGTGCATGTGGCCCAACTCATGACCGGGAGGGTGTGA
- a CDS encoding peptidylprolyl isomerase: MKKLVIAGLSAAALALSLPAADVLATVNGHKITKADIQDVMNAMGARTTYDALPEDVKKKVLDQVVEQQLLQEKAIKSGIEKDKEYKEALAKLKKKLALDVWMKKQLDTIKVSDAEAKKAYEEHKNAFQRPESVHARHILVKTESEAKAIIDTLNKTPKSKLKEKFIELAKSKSTGPSASRGGDLGRFGRKQMVKPFSDAAFSLKAGEYTKTPVKTQFGYHVIYVEEKLPAQTIPFSEVKERIKQNLKMEKFKKKMQKIAQELKAKAKIKYNR; encoded by the coding sequence ATGAAAAAACTTGTCATAGCAGGATTGAGCGCCGCGGCACTGGCACTCTCCCTTCCGGCAGCCGATGTGCTCGCCACGGTCAACGGCCACAAAATTACGAAAGCGGATATCCAGGACGTGATGAATGCCATGGGTGCACGCACCACCTACGACGCTCTTCCGGAGGATGTGAAGAAAAAGGTTCTCGACCAGGTGGTCGAACAGCAGCTGCTTCAGGAGAAGGCGATCAAAAGCGGCATAGAGAAAGACAAAGAGTACAAAGAGGCCCTGGCGAAACTGAAGAAGAAACTGGCACTCGATGTCTGGATGAAAAAGCAGCTCGACACCATCAAGGTGAGTGACGCCGAAGCGAAAAAGGCGTACGAAGAGCACAAAAACGCATTCCAGCGTCCCGAAAGCGTCCATGCCCGCCATATCCTCGTCAAAACCGAGTCGGAGGCAAAGGCGATCATCGATACGTTGAACAAAACGCCCAAAAGCAAACTCAAAGAGAAATTCATCGAACTGGCGAAGAGCAAATCGACCGGTCCCAGCGCATCCCGCGGCGGCGATCTTGGCAGATTCGGACGCAAACAGATGGTCAAACCGTTCAGTGATGCCGCCTTCTCGCTCAAGGCGGGCGAATATACGAAAACACCGGTCAAAACGCAGTTTGGCTACCATGTCATCTATGTCGAAGAGAAACTGCCGGCACAGACGATTCCCTTCAGTGAAGTCAAAGAGCGGATCAAGCAGAATCTCAAGATGGAGAAATTCAAGAAGAAAATGCAGAAGATCGCTCAGGAGTTAAAAGCGAAAGCGAAAATCAAGTATAATCGGTAA
- a CDS encoding lactate utilization protein B, translating into MVDHARNAAAFVSDIERTRWHDQALWFVRQKRDRAARSVPEWEKLRESAQKVKSHTLAHLGHYLERFEANARANGIDVRWAADGAALRRIVAEILKEHGAVRVVKSKSMLTEECGLNPHLQSLGIEVTDTDLGERIVQLAGDHPSHIVLPAIHMKKEDVAALFSKHLHTDPGNADAHYLTRAAREHLRQKFLEADAAITGVNFALAEEGGFVVCTNEGNADLGTALPNLHIACMGLEKVIPSAKQLGVFTRLLARSATGQAITTYTSHFMRPKPGGRLVVVIVDNGRSRLLKGRQAGALSCIRCGACMNTCPVYRRSGGHSYGTVVPGPIGSVLAGASDVEKFASLPFACSLCASCDNVCPVRIDLHARLCDEREEAIAVPDYAGKRAGLKMAAFLLRHPKLYEMLMGLARAVLPRLPRGLLYNRFNLWGREREMPIPAKKAFRELYRERRCRRR; encoded by the coding sequence ATGGTCGATCATGCAAGAAACGCCGCCGCGTTCGTATCCGATATCGAAAGAACCCGCTGGCACGACCAAGCACTCTGGTTCGTCCGTCAAAAGCGTGATCGCGCCGCCCGTTCGGTGCCGGAATGGGAGAAGCTGAGGGAGAGTGCACAAAAGGTGAAATCCCACACGCTTGCCCATCTGGGTCATTATCTCGAGCGGTTCGAGGCCAACGCCCGGGCCAACGGTATCGACGTACGCTGGGCAGCAGACGGTGCGGCACTCCGCCGTATCGTGGCGGAGATTCTAAAAGAACACGGCGCGGTACGGGTGGTCAAAAGCAAGTCGATGTTGACGGAAGAGTGTGGTCTCAACCCCCATCTGCAGAGCCTGGGCATCGAAGTGACCGACACCGATCTGGGGGAACGGATCGTGCAGTTGGCCGGCGACCATCCCAGTCACATCGTCCTTCCGGCGATCCACATGAAAAAAGAGGATGTGGCCGCACTCTTTTCGAAGCATCTGCATACCGACCCCGGCAACGCCGATGCCCACTATCTCACACGCGCGGCACGCGAGCATCTGCGGCAGAAATTTCTGGAAGCCGACGCCGCGATCACGGGTGTCAATTTCGCCCTGGCGGAAGAGGGCGGTTTCGTCGTCTGTACCAATGAAGGCAATGCCGACCTCGGCACCGCGCTTCCTAATCTGCATATCGCCTGCATGGGACTGGAAAAAGTGATTCCTTCAGCCAAGCAACTGGGTGTTTTCACCCGTCTTCTCGCACGCAGTGCCACGGGGCAGGCGATCACCACCTATACCTCCCACTTCATGCGCCCCAAACCGGGCGGACGCCTTGTGGTAGTCATTGTCGACAACGGACGGAGTCGACTCTTAAAAGGCCGGCAGGCCGGGGCGCTTTCGTGCATCCGGTGCGGTGCCTGCATGAACACCTGTCCTGTTTACCGGCGCAGCGGTGGCCACAGCTACGGCACCGTGGTTCCCGGGCCCATCGGTTCGGTACTGGCGGGAGCGTCGGATGTGGAAAAATTTGCTTCGCTCCCCTTTGCCTGCTCGCTTTGCGCTTCCTGTGACAATGTCTGTCCCGTGCGCATCGATCTGCACGCCCGACTTTGTGACGAGAGAGAAGAGGCGATTGCGGTACCCGACTACGCCGGCAAAAGAGCGGGCCTGAAAATGGCGGCCTTCCTGCTTCGTCATCCGAAACTCTACGAGATGCTTATGGGGCTGGCAAGAGCGGTGCTTCCGAGACTTCCAAGAGGTCTGCTTTATAACCGCTTCAACCTCTGGGGAAGGGAGCGGGAGATGCCGATACCCGCCAAAAAGGCGTTCAGAGAACTCTACAGGGAGAGACGATGTCGGAGAAGATGA
- the nth gene encoding endonuclease III: MKLATQKEIEEIKKRLLEHYPSAETELHYRNAYELLVAIILSAQCTDKRVNMITPALFEKYPDIPSLANADLDDVKELIKTCSFFNNKAKNLIKMAQMVMEKYDGEIPLDEKDLVKLPGVGQKTSHVFMIEYTHANLMAVDTHVFRVAHRLGLTDAKTVEGTEKDLVRKFKTDLHRIHQAMVLFGRYICTAKNPKCATECFLTDLCKSKESFKAR, translated from the coding sequence ATGAAACTCGCCACGCAAAAAGAGATCGAAGAGATCAAAAAAAGATTGCTGGAGCACTATCCGAGTGCGGAAACCGAGCTGCATTATCGCAATGCCTATGAACTATTGGTCGCCATCATCCTGTCAGCCCAGTGTACCGACAAACGCGTCAATATGATCACCCCGGCGCTTTTTGAAAAGTATCCCGACATTCCCAGCCTCGCCAACGCGGACCTTGACGATGTCAAGGAGTTGATAAAAACCTGCTCTTTTTTTAACAACAAAGCGAAAAACCTGATCAAAATGGCGCAGATGGTCATGGAAAAATACGATGGAGAAATACCGCTGGATGAAAAGGATCTGGTCAAACTTCCCGGCGTCGGCCAGAAAACGTCCCATGTTTTCATGATCGAATACACCCATGCCAATCTGATGGCCGTAGACACCCATGTATTCCGTGTTGCGCACCGTCTCGGACTCACCGACGCCAAAACCGTGGAGGGAACGGAAAAAGATCTGGTAAGAAAGTTCAAAACAGACCTCCATCGTATCCACCAGGCGATGGTCCTGTTCGGACGTTACATCTGTACGGCGAAAAATCCCAAATGCGCAACAGAATGTTTTTTGACAGATCTTTGCAAAAGCAAAGAGAGTTTCAAAGCAAGATAG
- the fbaA gene encoding class II fructose-bisphosphate aldolase: MSRISDFVQPGVATGDDVQKIFEIAKANEFALPAVNVVGSNSMNAALEAAKSVNSPIIVQFSHGGASFLGGKGLDSDKAAVLGAISGAQHIHTVAEAYAVPVILHTDHAARKLLPWIDALLEASEQHFAKTGRPLFSSHMIDLSEEPLEQNIETCKVYLERMDKMGMTLEIELGITGGEEDGVDNTDVDNKLLYTQPEEVAYAYEELSKISDRFTIAASFGNVHGVYKPGNVVLRPEILDNSQKYIEEKYKTGKKPVSFVFHGGSGSELKDIRDAISYGVVKMNIDTDTQWAFWDGVRQYVATYHDYLQGQIGNPEGEEKPNKKYYDPRKWLREGEKSMAARLKTAFEDLNCIDRF; encoded by the coding sequence ATGTCAAGAATATCAGATTTTGTCCAGCCGGGTGTGGCCACAGGGGACGATGTCCAGAAAATCTTCGAAATCGCCAAAGCGAACGAGTTCGCCCTTCCCGCTGTCAATGTCGTCGGAAGCAATTCGATGAACGCGGCGCTGGAAGCGGCGAAGAGTGTCAACTCTCCCATCATCGTGCAGTTCAGCCACGGCGGCGCTTCGTTTCTGGGAGGCAAAGGTCTCGACAGTGACAAAGCGGCGGTTCTCGGTGCGATCAGCGGGGCTCAGCACATCCATACCGTCGCCGAAGCCTACGCCGTACCGGTGATTTTGCATACCGACCATGCAGCCCGCAAGCTTCTTCCGTGGATCGATGCGCTGCTGGAGGCGAGCGAACAGCATTTCGCCAAAACGGGTCGGCCGCTTTTTAGCTCCCACATGATCGATTTGAGCGAGGAGCCCCTCGAACAGAATATCGAGACGTGCAAGGTCTATCTCGAACGCATGGACAAGATGGGCATGACGCTGGAGATCGAGCTTGGCATCACCGGCGGGGAAGAGGACGGCGTCGACAACACCGATGTGGACAACAAACTCCTCTACACCCAGCCCGAAGAGGTCGCCTACGCCTACGAAGAGCTCAGCAAAATCAGCGACCGTTTCACGATCGCAGCCTCCTTCGGCAACGTCCACGGTGTCTACAAACCGGGCAACGTCGTGCTTCGACCGGAGATTCTCGACAACTCCCAGAAATATATCGAAGAGAAGTACAAAACCGGGAAAAAACCTGTCAGTTTCGTCTTCCACGGCGGCAGCGGTTCCGAGCTGAAGGATATCCGCGACGCCATCAGCTACGGGGTGGTCAAGATGAACATCGACACCGATACCCAGTGGGCCTTCTGGGACGGCGTCAGGCAGTATGTCGCGACGTATCACGACTATCTGCAGGGACAGATCGGCAACCCGGAAGGGGAAGAGAAGCCGAACAAGAAATACTACGATCCCCGCAAATGGCTGCGCGAAGGCGAAAAATCGATGGCTGCGCGCCTCAAAACAGCATTCGAAGATCTCAATTGCATTGACCGCTTCTAA
- a CDS encoding LutC/YkgG family protein, giving the protein MSEKMKIFANLKDRCDEPEAPPAFDFAAMRFDDPIEAFKNALKAAGGDATEVRGDLKEAISAAFADATIAVDTRLDPVVVPEKLSTVGLAIVEASFGVAENGAVWIDPRDRYPRELLTLAENLAVLLPAERIVATMHEAYERIDLSETGYALFLCGPSKTADIEQALVIGAHGAIALRVFLT; this is encoded by the coding sequence ATGTCGGAGAAGATGAAAATTTTCGCGAATCTGAAAGATCGCTGCGACGAGCCCGAAGCCCCACCCGCTTTTGACTTTGCGGCAATGCGTTTTGACGACCCCATAGAGGCTTTCAAAAACGCGCTGAAAGCGGCCGGTGGTGATGCGACGGAAGTTCGTGGCGATTTGAAAGAGGCGATTTCAGCCGCTTTTGCCGATGCGACGATTGCAGTGGATACACGCCTCGATCCGGTGGTTGTTCCTGAAAAGCTCTCAACGGTCGGGCTCGCCATAGTGGAAGCTTCGTTTGGCGTGGCGGAAAACGGGGCGGTCTGGATCGATCCTCGGGACCGCTATCCCAGAGAGCTTCTGACGCTGGCTGAAAATCTGGCCGTCCTGCTTCCGGCCGAGCGCATCGTCGCCACGATGCACGAAGCCTATGAGCGGATCGATCTGAGCGAGACCGGATACGCTCTTTTTCTCTGCGGCCCCTCCAAAACCGCCGACATCGAACAGGCTCTTGTTATCGGCGCCCACGGCGCCATAGCGCTCAGGGTGTTTTTAACCTGA
- a CDS encoding peptidase dimerization domain-containing protein, which produces MADKCVIHIFSQLSRIPHCSGDTEAMRHFLKNFAASCGYRVEIDRAGNVMAYGKGSRVTFQSHYDMVCIAKAPAIELVVQKGWMSAKESSLGADNGIGVAIMLCLMKKGTGADFLFTNDEEIGLLGARDLDLRIRTPYLLNLDSEEFGKVYIGCAGGEDVFVRKDAMFQEAEGSGAWFAITAEAPGGHSGVNIADNLPNAITELAGVLTKNHFLEIASVEGGERINAIPRHAKAIVWSPEGILPVSDSPHIRIEETGKEAGSVLVDGKRLAEALFGFAHGVRAWNRELSLPQSSINLAKVFFVGDEIEIALSARSMANKDLERLVEQSVAGWDALGYSCRREGKYPAWEPVTNPFSEKVLALYRTVEPDASYAAIHAGLECALFAHDYPHLKIASIGPTILDPHSDRERVKLSTVEKVMHVVERIVADLSSI; this is translated from the coding sequence ATGGCTGACAAGTGCGTCATACATATTTTTTCCCAACTCTCGCGAATACCTCATTGCAGCGGCGACACCGAAGCGATGCGGCACTTTTTGAAAAATTTTGCCGCATCGTGCGGCTATCGTGTCGAAATCGACCGTGCCGGCAACGTCATGGCCTATGGAAAAGGGAGCCGTGTCACTTTTCAGTCCCATTACGACATGGTATGTATCGCAAAAGCGCCCGCCATCGAACTGGTTGTGCAAAAGGGTTGGATGTCCGCGAAAGAGAGTTCACTCGGTGCCGATAACGGGATAGGGGTGGCGATAATGCTCTGCTTGATGAAAAAAGGGACGGGGGCGGATTTTCTTTTTACCAACGACGAAGAGATCGGATTGCTCGGAGCAAGAGATCTCGATTTGAGAATCAGAACACCCTATTTGCTCAATCTTGACAGCGAGGAATTTGGAAAGGTCTATATCGGATGTGCGGGAGGAGAGGATGTTTTCGTCAGAAAAGATGCCATGTTTCAAGAGGCGGAGGGGAGTGGAGCGTGGTTTGCCATAACGGCTGAAGCACCGGGAGGCCATTCGGGGGTCAATATAGCCGACAATCTTCCAAACGCGATTACGGAACTCGCCGGCGTTTTGACGAAAAATCATTTTCTGGAAATTGCGAGTGTTGAGGGGGGAGAGCGGATCAACGCCATACCGCGGCACGCCAAAGCTATTGTGTGGTCGCCGGAGGGCATCCTGCCCGTAAGCGATTCGCCACACATCCGTATCGAAGAGACGGGAAAAGAGGCGGGCTCCGTGCTTGTCGATGGAAAAAGGCTTGCCGAAGCTCTTTTCGGATTCGCCCACGGTGTGCGCGCATGGAATCGGGAACTCTCTTTGCCGCAAAGCAGTATCAATCTCGCGAAGGTTTTTTTTGTCGGCGACGAGATCGAAATAGCTCTCTCTGCCCGATCCATGGCGAACAAAGATCTCGAGCGCCTCGTCGAACAAAGCGTGGCCGGATGGGACGCGTTGGGATACAGCTGCAGACGGGAAGGAAAATACCCGGCCTGGGAGCCGGTGACCAATCCCTTCAGCGAAAAAGTGCTTGCTCTTTATCGAACCGTGGAACCCGATGCTTCTTATGCCGCGATTCATGCAGGACTGGAGTGCGCTCTGTTCGCACACGATTATCCGCACCTTAAAATCGCGTCCATCGGTCCGACCATTCTCGATCCCCATTCGGACAGAGAACGCGTAAAACTCTCGACCGTCGAAAAAGTCATGCATGTCGTTGAACGGATCGTCGCGGATTTATCATCGATTTAA
- a CDS encoding methyl-accepting chemotaxis protein produces MNPLSRLTIKQKMILLIVLPIFALIYFTGTELEKHFKFTEKVEKVKILVHLSESLSRLVHETQKERGTSAGFTGSKGTKFVTKLPQQRKLTDGRIKEYQETLSHIDLSKFPPELKNRITALNKDIEKLPAIRQKVSALTLPLKEVVGFYTKMNAKMLNIVATSSKLSPDEHITKDLVAYTSFLKSKERAGIERAVLSATFGADRFAPGMYMKFITLMAEQNAYMDDFLSFAPDSMVKLYKEAIRHPSFLEVQKMRDIAIEHAATGGFNVDAEKWFDTITGKINVLKKIDDRIAAQIEKDLDSFHDTAIIDTMIGIVVILIMLVVAGLSVQDLQKRLNSLKSLITNIAESKDLTTEIRIYENDEFGSIRSALRDFLKALHDFSSHAQQSANENKRVSDQLDRTFDFITDNISKEAAIVDEGAREAMNLKNKLLASNEEASSTKENMLEASNSLQETISLVQNTITQIENNAVVENELAQRLQQLSHDAEQVKEVLTVISDIADQTNLLALNAAIEAARAGEHGRGFAVVADEVRKLAERTQKSLADINATINIIVQAIMDSSTAMNNNIENVNRLTEDASQVEQEIGNVSNKMTEAVNSVEGTARAVDEAARIMEAFIEKMTEIKKLSETNKESIFQSDENVKRIGQLADEVLRQISQFKV; encoded by the coding sequence ATGAATCCCCTGTCGCGCCTCACCATCAAACAGAAGATGATCCTTCTGATCGTTTTGCCCATTTTCGCTCTTATCTATTTCACCGGCACAGAGCTTGAAAAACATTTCAAATTTACGGAAAAAGTCGAGAAAGTCAAAATACTCGTGCACCTGAGCGAAAGCCTCAGCCGTCTTGTACACGAAACCCAAAAAGAACGCGGAACGAGTGCAGGTTTTACAGGAAGCAAAGGCACAAAATTCGTTACGAAGCTGCCACAACAGAGAAAACTCACCGACGGACGAATCAAAGAGTATCAAGAAACTCTATCGCATATCGACCTGTCCAAATTCCCTCCGGAGCTGAAAAACAGAATCACCGCTCTCAACAAAGATATTGAAAAACTCCCTGCGATTCGGCAGAAAGTTTCTGCTCTGACACTTCCTCTCAAAGAGGTGGTCGGTTTTTATACGAAAATGAATGCCAAAATGCTCAACATCGTCGCGACCTCCTCCAAACTTTCACCCGATGAGCACATTACCAAAGACCTGGTCGCCTATACATCTTTTTTGAAATCAAAAGAGCGTGCCGGTATCGAAAGGGCGGTGCTCAGTGCGACATTTGGGGCTGACAGATTCGCGCCGGGCATGTATATGAAATTTATCACACTGATGGCGGAACAGAATGCCTATATGGATGACTTTCTCTCTTTCGCACCGGATTCGATGGTCAAACTCTACAAAGAGGCGATACGCCACCCTTCCTTTCTGGAAGTTCAAAAAATGCGTGACATCGCCATCGAACATGCCGCAACCGGCGGATTCAATGTCGATGCCGAAAAGTGGTTCGACACGATCACCGGCAAAATCAACGTCCTCAAAAAGATCGACGATCGGATCGCCGCGCAGATCGAAAAAGATCTCGACAGCTTCCACGATACGGCGATCATCGACACGATGATCGGTATTGTCGTCATTCTGATTATGCTCGTCGTCGCAGGACTCTCGGTCCAGGATCTCCAAAAGCGTCTCAACTCTCTCAAATCACTTATCACCAACATCGCTGAAAGCAAGGATTTGACGACGGAGATACGCATCTACGAAAACGACGAATTCGGAAGCATCCGGTCGGCTCTTCGGGATTTCCTGAAGGCGCTTCACGATTTCTCGTCCCACGCGCAGCAAAGCGCCAACGAAAACAAACGGGTCTCCGACCAGCTCGACCGTACTTTCGATTTCATCACGGACAACATTTCGAAAGAGGCCGCCATCGTGGACGAAGGGGCCAGGGAGGCGATGAACCTCAAAAACAAGCTGCTCGCCAGCAACGAAGAGGCCTCGTCGACCAAAGAGAACATGCTCGAAGCGAGCAACAGCCTCCAGGAAACCATCAGCCTGGTTCAAAACACCATCACGCAGATCGAAAACAATGCCGTCGTCGAAAACGAACTGGCCCAGCGGCTGCAGCAGCTCAGCCACGACGCGGAGCAGGTCAAAGAGGTTCTGACAGTCATTTCCGACATCGCCGACCAGACCAACTTGCTGGCGCTCAACGCCGCCATCGAGGCCGCCCGCGCCGGCGAACACGGGCGCGGTTTTGCCGTCGTCGCCGACGAGGTGCGTAAACTCGCGGAGCGTACGCAAAAGAGCCTGGCCGACATCAATGCCACCATCAACATCATCGTCCAGGCGATCATGGACAGCTCCACGGCGATGAACAACAACATCGAAAACGTCAACCGCCTCACCGAAGACGCGTCCCAGGTCGAACAGGAGATCGGCAATGTCTCGAACAAAATGACGGAAGCGGTCAACAGCGTCGAAGGAACCGCCAGAGCCGTCGACGAAGCGGCACGCATCATGGAAGCCTTCATCGAAAAGATGACCGAAATCAAGAAGCTCTCCGAAACCAACAAAGAGAGTATCTTCCAAAGCGACGAAAACGTCAAGCGCATCGGCCAGCTCGCCGACGAAGTTCTGCGCCAAATCAGTCAGTTCAAAGTCTGA
- a CDS encoding host attachment protein: protein MKVGDLVIVADLGEMKIYKAQPRDLEAEAGLKPDNVKLDLIDAKDYVVSHWKVQDIVTDEAGQFKGGSQGRGEFTQGSVGERHELVKRVEAEVIEAIAKDISDAVAANNPPKWYLGLPETIFERVMEKVSPAVKESLFMSLKKDLVKENKNNLVELFQKKIA, encoded by the coding sequence ATGAAAGTAGGAGATCTCGTTATCGTCGCCGACCTGGGCGAAATGAAAATCTACAAAGCGCAGCCGCGCGATTTGGAAGCGGAAGCGGGCCTGAAACCGGACAATGTAAAGCTCGATCTCATCGATGCGAAAGACTATGTGGTTTCCCACTGGAAAGTACAGGATATCGTCACCGACGAGGCGGGCCAGTTCAAAGGGGGCAGCCAGGGAAGAGGCGAGTTCACCCAAGGCAGCGTCGGCGAGCGTCATGAACTCGTCAAGCGCGTGGAAGCGGAAGTGATCGAAGCGATCGCGAAAGATATTTCGGATGCGGTGGCGGCCAACAATCCTCCGAAATGGTATCTCGGACTGCCGGAAACGATTTTCGAGCGGGTCATGGAGAAGGTGTCACCGGCTGTGAAAGAGTCGCTTTTCATGAGTCTCAAAAAAGATCTCGTCAAAGAGAACAAAAACAATCTCGTAGAGCTCTTCCAGAAGAAAATCGCATAA
- a CDS encoding pyridoxal-phosphate dependent enzyme codes for MDRLTIDGRLFYVKRDDLTDPRYSGNKLRKLSALLTLSPKRYTTIVSYGGAQSNAMLSIAYLAQAKGWDFHYYCKMLPSWLRSRPTGNLAAALALGMQLHEVQTQRFYPLVSDVARACGEDALFIPQGGADPIAEEGIATLAREIRAWKDETKLPRLTVATPSGTGTTALYLRKNLPPDIDVVTVPVVGDAEVLRAQWRELEPDMSAYPSVLDRRGKWPFAKPNRAYYAIWQRLGKAGVEFDLIYAPKTWLELLDAYENLTQPILYIHSGGVSGNVSQLENYRHKGMLDG; via the coding sequence GTGGATAGATTGACAATCGACGGCCGGCTCTTTTATGTCAAGCGCGACGATCTGACCGATCCGCGCTACAGCGGAAACAAACTCCGAAAACTCTCCGCTTTGTTGACACTCTCCCCCAAACGCTACACCACCATCGTCAGTTACGGCGGCGCCCAGAGCAACGCCATGCTCTCGATCGCCTATCTGGCACAGGCGAAGGGCTGGGATTTCCATTATTACTGCAAGATGCTGCCATCCTGGCTGAGGTCCCGTCCCACCGGCAATCTGGCGGCGGCACTGGCCCTTGGTATGCAACTGCACGAAGTGCAGACACAGCGGTTTTACCCCCTCGTTTCGGATGTGGCGAGAGCCTGCGGCGAAGATGCGCTCTTCATCCCCCAGGGCGGCGCCGATCCGATCGCAGAAGAGGGGATCGCGACACTCGCCCGGGAGATACGGGCATGGAAGGATGAGACGAAACTGCCGCGGCTGACCGTGGCGACACCCAGCGGTACGGGAACGACGGCACTCTATCTGCGCAAAAACCTCCCTCCCGACATCGATGTGGTGACGGTTCCGGTGGTGGGGGATGCAGAGGTCCTTCGGGCGCAGTGGAGAGAGCTCGAACCGGATATGAGCGCCTATCCCTCCGTATTGGACAGGAGGGGCAAGTGGCCTTTCGCGAAGCCGAACAGAGCGTACTATGCGATATGGCAACGACTCGGCAAAGCGGGTGTGGAATTCGATCTGATCTATGCCCCGAAAACATGGCTCGAACTGCTTGATGCCTACGAAAACCTGACGCAGCCGATTCTCTATATCCACAGCGGAGGAGTCAGCGGCAATGTGAGCCAGCTCGAAAACTACCGGCACAAGGGGATGCTGGATGGGTAA
- a CDS encoding YebC/PmpR family DNA-binding transcriptional regulator yields MAGHNKWSKVKHIKAKEDAKKGKLFTKAVRDITTAAKAGGGDPDTNAALRLAIERARAVSMPAENIQRAIDKATGNLKGVNYEEVTYEGYGPGGVAIMVETMTDNRNRTVANIRHAFSKAGGSLGTSGSVSWMFEKKGVITVERGEKDDEVMEVALDNGATDIKEFDEVLVIESEPADFDTLLQAIEKTGVNILESSVGLVATNTIDVDDETAEKVERLIETLEEDDDVQNVYHNME; encoded by the coding sequence ATGGCAGGTCACAACAAATGGTCCAAAGTCAAACATATCAAAGCGAAGGAGGATGCCAAGAAGGGCAAACTCTTCACCAAAGCGGTGCGTGACATTACAACGGCCGCCAAGGCGGGGGGCGGCGATCCGGATACCAATGCGGCGCTGCGTCTTGCGATCGAGCGGGCGCGTGCCGTTTCGATGCCGGCCGAAAACATTCAGCGGGCTATCGACAAGGCGACGGGCAACCTCAAGGGTGTCAATTACGAAGAGGTGACCTACGAAGGGTATGGCCCCGGCGGTGTGGCGATCATGGTCGAGACGATGACGGACAATCGCAACCGGACGGTGGCCAACATCCGTCACGCTTTCAGCAAGGCGGGCGGAAGCCTGGGTACCAGTGGCAGCGTTTCGTGGATGTTCGAAAAAAAAGGGGTCATCACCGTTGAAAGGGGCGAGAAAGATGACGAAGTGATGGAGGTTGCGCTGGATAATGGAGCTACGGATATCAAGGAGTTCGACGAAGTTCTGGTCATCGAGAGCGAGCCGGCCGATTTCGACACGCTGCTGCAGGCGATCGAAAAGACGGGGGTGAACATTCTGGAAAGCTCCGTCGGGCTTGTAGCGACGAACACGATCGATGTGGACGATGAAACGGCAGAAAAGGTGGAGAGGCTCATCGAGACCCTGGAAGAGGATGACGACGTCCAGAACGTCTACCACAACATGGAATAA